One window of Nostoc sp. C052 genomic DNA carries:
- a CDS encoding glycosyltransferase family 4 protein — MNILMLSSTFPYPPTRGGTQVRTFNLLKYLSQRHTVTLATQREGDVTDAEIAGLRDCVDHLAIFERPPDSQTAGIFQKIQRFGRFLQQGTPPSVLNRYSIEMQTWINNWVEAGKCDVITCEHSVNEIYIQSHFQKQLKTIVNVHSSVYATCRNQLATGISENSLRDKINLPLLRRYEQSYCAKFSAIVATTEEDKIQLQEFNPNSEITVIPNGVDLVAFPNRTTDPGGHRLIFIGAMDNLANIDAVCFFSNEVLPEIQKLYPDTTFDIVGSHPVPEVLALAQKPGINVLGRVPSMAEYLHQATICVVSMRTGFGIKNKTLEAMAAGIPVVASDRGLEGLAVDVTNHPLRALRANKPTEYVTAISQLFDRPHLRSELSHNGRQLVETEFTWDIAGKSYERVCLGKSNRNS; from the coding sequence ATGAACATTTTAATGCTATCTTCCACTTTTCCCTACCCACCAACACGCGGGGGAACCCAAGTTAGGACATTTAATTTACTTAAGTATCTCAGTCAACGCCATACTGTCACCCTTGCAACTCAACGCGAGGGTGATGTTACAGACGCAGAAATCGCCGGATTACGCGATTGCGTCGATCATTTAGCCATTTTTGAACGCCCGCCAGATTCTCAAACCGCTGGAATATTCCAGAAAATTCAGCGATTTGGGAGATTTTTACAACAGGGAACACCGCCAAGCGTACTTAATCGCTACTCAATTGAGATGCAAACATGGATTAATAACTGGGTGGAAGCGGGAAAATGTGATGTAATTACCTGCGAACATAGCGTCAATGAAATTTATATCCAATCGCATTTTCAGAAACAGCTAAAAACCATAGTTAATGTTCATAGTTCTGTTTACGCTACCTGTCGGAACCAGCTAGCAACAGGCATTTCCGAAAATTCCCTGAGAGATAAAATTAATCTGCCACTTTTACGGCGTTATGAGCAAAGCTACTGCGCTAAATTTTCAGCAATTGTGGCAACAACTGAAGAAGATAAAATTCAGCTACAAGAATTTAACCCCAATAGTGAAATTACAGTTATTCCCAATGGTGTAGATTTAGTTGCTTTCCCCAACCGTACCACCGATCCCGGAGGACATCGCTTAATTTTCATTGGTGCGATGGATAATTTAGCAAATATTGATGCTGTCTGTTTTTTCAGCAACGAAGTTTTGCCAGAAATCCAAAAATTGTATCCCGATACAACTTTCGATATTGTCGGTTCTCATCCAGTTCCAGAAGTTTTAGCACTCGCTCAAAAACCAGGAATTAATGTACTTGGGCGTGTACCTTCGATGGCAGAATATTTACACCAAGCCACTATCTGCGTTGTATCGATGCGGACTGGGTTTGGTATTAAAAATAAAACTTTAGAAGCAATGGCAGCTGGCATACCTGTAGTAGCGAGCGATCGCGGCTTAGAAGGGTTAGCTGTAGATGTTACTAATCATCCACTTAGGGCATTACGGGCAAATAAACCGACAGAATACGTCACCGCTATTAGTCAACTATTCGATCGTCCACATCTGCGTTCAGAATTGTCTCACAACGGCAGACAACTGGTAGAAACAGAATTCACTTGGGATATTGCGGGTAAAAGCTATGAACGAGTTTGTCTTGGGAAAAGTAATCGTAATTCGTAA
- a CDS encoding DUF642 domain-containing protein: MKFTKKLSIIVCSLTTAFLYTAVITNTYKSAAQAEGQELIINGGFETDPLADPNDPNIVNSNLTGWIKSGEPIDISGVTISNFPHTGNQGLSLGSFSGISYISQTIPTIPGQNYQLTYYFASIEEAPNLKNKFKVFIGGKKVSVKKDTPYQPYTQYTLDFKAKATSTEIKFGSIAKYGFLYLDDVSVKATPEHQGANYGDDVINDGDD; this comes from the coding sequence GTGAAGTTCACTAAAAAACTCTCAATTATTGTTTGCAGTTTAACCACTGCCTTCCTTTATACTGCCGTAATTACCAATACTTATAAGTCGGCGGCACAAGCAGAAGGACAAGAACTGATTATCAACGGGGGATTTGAAACCGATCCTCTCGCAGATCCTAATGATCCCAACATTGTGAATTCAAATCTTACAGGATGGATTAAATCCGGTGAGCCGATAGATATATCAGGTGTTACGATTAGCAACTTTCCTCACACTGGTAATCAAGGTTTATCGCTTGGTTCATTTTCAGGTATTAGCTACATATCACAGACTATCCCTACAATTCCTGGTCAAAACTACCAACTTACCTACTATTTTGCATCCATAGAGGAAGCACCTAACCTGAAGAATAAATTTAAGGTTTTTATCGGTGGAAAAAAGGTTTCTGTGAAAAAGGATACTCCTTACCAACCCTACACGCAATACACTTTAGATTTTAAAGCAAAAGCAACATCCACGGAAATCAAGTTTGGTTCTATAGCTAAGTATGGATTTTTATATTTGGATGATGTGAGTGTGAAAGCTACACCTGAACATCAAGGAGCAAACTATGGGGATGATGTAATCAATGATGGGGATGATTAA
- a CDS encoding PEP-CTERM sorting domain-containing protein, translated as MKLTKKLSIIVFGVTTTLASAVVITNTYNTAAQAVELVRNGSFELDPLVDPNNPNVPNPNITDWIKSGDPIDTSGIRINNFPQHDSGNQGLSIGSFVNPAYISQNLATTIGSNYNLSFFLGTDEDGSQVNNIFQASIDGNQVFDKINSTNVVGNPFTQYDLNFVATTSSTELKLGGRASYGSLYLDNVSVKPVTITVPEPSTLGGIVLTAGLLGGCLKKKKAIS; from the coding sequence ATGAAGTTAACTAAAAAACTCTCAATTATTGTTTTTGGTGTGACTACTACCTTAGCTAGCGCTGTGGTGATTACCAATACTTATAATACCGCAGCACAAGCAGTAGAACTGGTTAGGAATGGAAGTTTTGAACTCGACCCTCTCGTAGATCCTAACAATCCCAATGTTCCAAATCCTAATATTACAGACTGGATTAAATCTGGCGATCCGATTGATACATCAGGGATTAGAATTAACAATTTTCCTCAGCATGATAGTGGCAATCAAGGTTTATCGATTGGTTCATTTGTAAATCCTGCCTATATATCCCAGAACTTGGCTACAACTATCGGTAGTAATTATAATCTTAGCTTCTTTTTAGGAACAGATGAAGATGGCAGTCAAGTTAATAACATCTTTCAGGCATCTATCGATGGAAACCAAGTTTTTGATAAAATAAATAGTACAAATGTTGTTGGAAATCCTTTCACACAATATGACTTAAATTTTGTAGCGACAACATCATCTACAGAGTTAAAGTTGGGTGGTAGAGCTAGCTATGGTTCTTTATACTTGGATAATGTGAGTGTCAAACCTGTGACTATTACTGTACCTGAACCATCGACTCTTGGAGGAATAGTATTAACTGCTGGGTTGTTAGGAGGATGCTTGAAGAAAAAGAAGGCAATTAGCTAG
- a CDS encoding alanine--glyoxylate aminotransferase family protein: MTQTISINDSGRLQLTPLEIPSRLLLGPGPSNAHPTVLQAMNTSPVGHLDPAFLALMDEIQSLLRYVWQTENSLTIAVSGTGTAAMEATIANAVEPGDVVLIGVTGYFGNRLVDMAGRYGADVRTITKPWGQVFSLDELQTALKTHRPAILALVHAETSTGARQPLEGVADLCREFGTLLLVDTVTSLGGVPLFLDAWGVDLAYSCSQKGLGCPPGASPFTMSARAVEKLQQRQTKVANWYLDMSLLGKYWGTERTYHHTAPINLYYALREALRLLAEEGLANSWQRHQKNVEYLWEGLENLGLSLHVEQEYRLPTLTTVRIPAGVDGKAIARQLLNEHNIEIGGGLGELAGLVWRVGLMGFNSRKESVDQLLAALRQVLPK, from the coding sequence ATGACGCAAACAATTTCAATTAACGACTCTGGGCGCTTGCAACTCACACCGCTAGAAATCCCATCCCGTTTACTGTTAGGGCCTGGGCCATCCAATGCCCATCCCACAGTTCTCCAAGCGATGAATACTTCACCTGTTGGGCATCTTGACCCAGCTTTTCTCGCACTTATGGATGAAATTCAGTCGTTGCTACGCTATGTATGGCAAACAGAAAATTCACTCACCATTGCAGTTAGCGGTACGGGAACAGCTGCAATGGAAGCAACCATCGCCAATGCTGTAGAACCAGGTGATGTGGTTTTAATTGGTGTAACTGGTTATTTCGGTAATCGCCTTGTAGATATGGCTGGACGTTATGGTGCTGATGTGCGAACCATTACCAAACCTTGGGGACAAGTCTTCAGCCTTGATGAACTGCAAACTGCCCTAAAAACTCATCGTCCAGCTATCTTAGCTCTAGTTCATGCTGAAACTTCCACCGGCGCACGTCAACCGTTGGAAGGGGTAGCTGATTTGTGTCGTGAATTTGGTACTTTGTTGCTGGTGGATACGGTGACAAGTTTGGGTGGTGTCCCCTTGTTTTTGGATGCTTGGGGAGTTGATTTAGCCTATAGTTGCAGTCAAAAAGGGTTGGGTTGCCCGCCAGGTGCTTCTCCCTTTACGATGAGTGCGCGTGCAGTTGAGAAATTGCAACAGCGCCAAACAAAGGTTGCAAACTGGTATTTAGATATGTCGTTACTGGGCAAGTATTGGGGTACTGAACGCACCTATCACCACACAGCACCGATTAATTTATACTATGCCTTGCGGGAAGCATTACGCTTGCTGGCAGAAGAGGGGTTAGCAAATTCTTGGCAGCGGCATCAAAAGAACGTAGAGTATCTCTGGGAAGGGTTGGAAAATTTAGGACTGAGTTTGCATGTTGAGCAAGAATATAGACTACCAACGTTGACCACTGTCCGCATTCCCGCCGGAGTAGATGGTAAAGCGATCGCACGACAGTTACTCAATGAACATAATATTGAAATTGGCGGTGGTCTTGGCGAACTCGCGGGTCTTGTTTGGCGTGTCGGATTGATGGGCTTTAATAGTCGTAAAGAAAGTGTTGACCAACTTTTAGCAGCGCTACGGCAAGTTTTACCTAAGTAG
- a CDS encoding type I restriction endonuclease: MNPAQLKKITVKASRVTRKLRHRFYLTQYAIPLFKSQRHEGREGIPVAGKAIAPSLLTWFEVIGYTVLLEPDIALGKYQIGRSSYSDVVLYQRLHQALQKINPKKPDEAIAAAIHQVTCILSSDLLENNRRFHKLLTNGVEVEYLCNEEIVHDTVSLLDTSNLVNNDWLAIHPLTVVEGNYAHHPDVVVFINGLPLAVIVSIQPSDEQATFKEGYQRIQTYIKQIPKLFSYNIFLVITFGNRARVSTLTSDWQEFLPWRTIDGEDFPAKGTTELEVLIQGIFDKRRFLEQVLHLIVFEENGTSIRKKLLRRPFCTTQYFKKSSRQ; the protein is encoded by the coding sequence ATGAATCCAGCACAGCTAAAAAAAATAACTGTCAAAGCGAGTCGTGTTACAAGAAAACTTCGCCACCGTTTTTACCTTACACAGTATGCGATACCTCTATTTAAAAGCCAGCGACACGAAGGTAGAGAAGGGATACCTGTGGCTGGCAAAGCGATCGCACCATCTTTGCTAACTTGGTTCGAGGTTATTGGCTATACAGTTTTATTAGAGCCAGATATTGCTTTGGGTAAGTACCAGATCGGGCGGAGTAGTTATAGTGACGTGGTTTTGTATCAGCGCCTCCATCAGGCTTTGCAGAAAATTAACCCAAAAAAACCTGATGAAGCGATCGCCGCAGCTATCCATCAGGTTACTTGTATTCTGAGTTCTGACTTGCTGGAAAATAACCGTCGCTTTCACAAATTATTGACCAATGGTGTGGAAGTTGAATACCTATGTAACGAAGAAATAGTTCATGACACAGTGTCGCTCCTTGATACGTCTAATCTAGTAAACAATGATTGGCTAGCTATTCATCCCTTGACTGTAGTTGAGGGAAATTATGCTCACCATCCTGATGTAGTTGTCTTTATCAACGGTTTACCTTTGGCAGTTATTGTCTCGATTCAGCCCAGTGATGAACAGGCTACTTTCAAAGAAGGTTATCAGCGAATTCAGACCTACATCAAACAAATACCGAAGCTATTTTCCTACAATATATTCCTAGTTATTACTTTTGGAAATCGGGCACGAGTGAGTACATTAACCTCAGATTGGCAGGAGTTTTTACCCTGGCGCACCATTGATGGCGAGGACTTTCCTGCCAAGGGCACAACTGAACTAGAGGTACTGATTCAAGGTATTTTTGACAAACGGCGTTTCCTAGAGCAAGTATTGCACTTGATAGTGTTTGAGGAGAATGGAACCAGCATTAGGAAAAAATTGCTTCGCCGACCTTTTTGTACTACACAGTATTTCAAAAAATCTTCGCGCCAATAG
- a CDS encoding fasciclin domain-containing protein encodes MANIIDTATNNGSFKTLIAAIEAAGLEDTLKGAGPFTVFAPTDAAFNKLPAGTVDALLKDIPKLKKILTYHVVSGKVLAADVAKLKTAKTVEGSDVKIDASNGVKINDAKVATADVAADNGVIHVIDTVLIPA; translated from the coding sequence ATGGCCAACATAATTGACACTGCCACTAACAATGGTTCTTTCAAGACACTGATTGCAGCAATCGAAGCGGCTGGTTTGGAAGATACACTCAAAGGCGCTGGCCCATTTACCGTCTTTGCACCTACTGATGCAGCATTTAATAAGCTTCCAGCAGGTACAGTAGACGCATTACTGAAAGATATTCCTAAGCTCAAGAAAATCTTGACCTATCATGTTGTTTCAGGCAAAGTACTGGCTGCTGATGTAGCTAAATTGAAGACAGCTAAAACAGTTGAAGGTTCAGATGTCAAAATTGATGCTTCCAATGGCGTTAAAATCAATGATGCAAAAGTTGCAACAGCAGATGTTGCTGCTGATAACGGTGTCATCCACGTAATTGACACAGTTTTGATTCCTGCATAA
- a CDS encoding response regulator transcription factor, translating to MIRVMVVATSPVVRAGLSAVVTTNPRLTVVGSASDLDVLAREVEQLQPDVVLVDLSGNLQQSVWEKLLVIQEQQYPLGTIVIVEELDSIDLETALHSGIRGILPSTSTESEIVAAVEAIAFGLLVLHPDAVELLSIREKVVTNPVQTLTPREIEVLGMLGSGLGNKAIAKSLHISEHTVKFHLSSIFQKLSVSSRTEAVAVGVRLGLIML from the coding sequence ATGATTCGGGTAATGGTTGTTGCCACTTCCCCTGTAGTCCGGGCAGGGTTATCAGCTGTGGTGACAACCAATCCTCGGCTGACGGTTGTGGGGAGTGCATCCGATTTGGATGTATTGGCAAGGGAAGTTGAGCAATTACAACCAGATGTGGTGCTGGTAGATTTGAGTGGTAATCTGCAACAATCGGTATGGGAAAAATTGCTGGTCATTCAAGAACAGCAATATCCATTAGGCACGATCGTCATTGTTGAGGAACTCGACAGCATCGACTTAGAAACGGCATTACATTCTGGTATCCGGGGAATATTACCCAGTACCAGCACGGAGTCAGAAATTGTTGCGGCTGTAGAAGCGATCGCTTTTGGTTTGCTGGTGCTGCACCCGGATGCTGTAGAATTACTGTCTATCCGCGAAAAAGTGGTAACGAATCCCGTACAAACCTTGACACCAAGAGAGATAGAGGTTTTAGGAATGCTTGGATCTGGGTTGGGAAATAAAGCGATCGCTAAAAGCCTACATATTTCTGAGCATACCGTCAAATTTCATCTCTCATCAATTTTTCAAAAGCTCAGTGTCTCTAGCCGCACCGAGGCTGTTGCTGTAGGAGTGCGACTCGGTTTGATTATGCTTTGA
- a CDS encoding deoxyribodipyrimidine photo-lyase, 8-HDF type, which produces MSDLILFWHRRDLRISDNTGLAAAKRRSPKVVGVFCLDPNILERDDVAPVRVTYMIGCLQKLQERYAQAGSQLLILRGDPVQVIPALAEAINAKAVFWNWDVEPYSQERDRTVINALKEKGIEFLNQNWDQILNSPDEIRTGGNSPYTVYTPFWKNWITKPKVQPVETLQNVEGLTEAEQKIAKLGGAIALPSAKDLGFIWDEQLIISPGEAAAQELLEEFTNKAITEYQEQRNFPAVEGTSQLSAALKFGVIGIRTIWQATIEALENSRSEETAVNIRTWQQELAWREFYQHAMYNFPELADGAFRDTFKNFPWETNEAHFQAWCEGRTGYPIVDAAMRQLNESGWMHNRCRMIVASFLTKDLLINPQLGEKYFMQKLIDGDLSANNGGWQWSASSGMDPKPVRIFNPASQTQKFDPDGEYIRQWVSELRSVDTEYLVTGKIPPLERHAVGYPDPIVDHKIQQQQFKQRYQQQKNFQ; this is translated from the coding sequence ATGTCTGACTTAATTCTATTTTGGCATCGGCGCGATTTACGCATTTCTGATAATACGGGACTAGCTGCGGCAAAACGGCGGAGTCCGAAGGTGGTGGGCGTGTTTTGCCTCGATCCGAATATTCTGGAACGGGATGATGTTGCTCCTGTGAGAGTAACTTATATGATTGGCTGTTTACAGAAACTCCAAGAACGATATGCTCAAGCTGGTAGCCAGTTGTTAATACTCCGCGGCGATCCTGTACAAGTGATACCAGCTTTAGCAGAGGCAATAAATGCCAAAGCTGTTTTTTGGAATTGGGATGTAGAACCTTATTCACAAGAACGCGATCGCACAGTTATAAATGCCCTCAAAGAAAAAGGCATTGAGTTTCTTAACCAAAATTGGGATCAAATCCTCAACTCTCCAGATGAGATCCGCACGGGTGGTAACAGTCCTTACACAGTTTATACTCCCTTCTGGAAAAATTGGATTACTAAGCCAAAGGTTCAACCAGTAGAAACACTACAAAATGTTGAGGGATTAACGGAAGCTGAACAGAAAATTGCCAAACTTGGAGGAGCGATCGCATTACCTTCAGCGAAAGATTTAGGGTTTATTTGGGATGAACAATTGATTATTTCACCGGGAGAGGCGGCAGCGCAAGAACTGCTGGAGGAATTTACTAATAAAGCGATTACTGAATACCAAGAACAGCGAAATTTCCCCGCAGTTGAGGGTACATCACAACTGAGTGCAGCTTTAAAATTTGGGGTAATTGGCATTCGCACTATTTGGCAAGCCACTATAGAAGCACTAGAAAATAGCCGCAGTGAAGAAACAGCAGTTAATATCCGCACATGGCAACAAGAATTAGCTTGGCGGGAGTTTTATCAACACGCAATGTATAACTTTCCCGAATTAGCTGATGGTGCTTTCCGCGACACATTTAAAAACTTTCCCTGGGAAACTAACGAAGCACATTTCCAAGCTTGGTGTGAAGGGAGAACAGGCTACCCCATTGTGGATGCAGCAATGCGCCAGTTAAATGAAAGCGGCTGGATGCACAACCGTTGTCGGATGATTGTCGCCAGTTTTCTTACTAAAGACTTGCTAATTAATCCCCAATTGGGAGAAAAATATTTTATGCAGAAGTTGATTGACGGAGATTTATCTGCGAATAATGGTGGCTGGCAATGGAGTGCTTCTAGTGGTATGGACCCCAAACCTGTGCGAATTTTCAACCCAGCCAGTCAAACACAAAAATTCGATCCAGATGGCGAATATATTCGGCAATGGGTATCAGAATTGCGGTCTGTAGATACAGAATATTTAGTTACTGGTAAAATTCCACCTTTAGAACGTCATGCTGTTGGCTATCCCGATCCAATTGTGGATCATAAAATACAACAACAGCAGTTTAAACAGCGTTATCAGCAGCAAAAAAACTTTCAATAG
- the modA gene encoding molybdate ABC transporter substrate-binding protein, with the protein MNRRRFIAWIATAFTSLMLVIGFQFVNLSPASSVTTLNVYAAVSLTNALNAIKTQYQTANPSVNIVYTFGASGTLLSQIQAGAPADIFISAATDQMDVLQNSTPSKLVAGSRKNIVRNRLVLIAPTTPPVSAGSAALTSFNGLTNANISGVAIGDYTGNPPVVPAGNYTKQVLTSRGIFTTLTPKLYLASNVRNVLTAVENKASVTIGGVNKTIDAGAVYKTDAAISNKVRVVETALTTESDPIVYPLGILTRTTVLTTAQSFSTYLTGTTAQNIFRNNYGFLAP; encoded by the coding sequence ATGAACAGAAGAAGATTTATTGCTTGGATTGCTACGGCATTTACCAGCCTGATGCTGGTAATAGGCTTTCAGTTTGTCAACTTATCACCAGCAAGCTCCGTAACCACACTTAACGTATATGCGGCTGTCAGCTTAACAAACGCCCTGAATGCCATTAAAACTCAATACCAAACTGCTAACCCAAGCGTCAATATTGTTTATACATTTGGTGCTTCTGGTACCTTACTTAGTCAAATACAAGCAGGAGCGCCAGCAGATATTTTCATTTCTGCTGCTACCGACCAAATGGATGTATTGCAGAATTCAACCCCTAGTAAATTGGTTGCAGGTAGCCGTAAGAACATTGTCAGAAATCGTCTAGTTTTGATTGCTCCTACAACACCTCCTGTTAGTGCTGGTAGTGCTGCTCTTACTAGCTTCAATGGTTTGACTAATGCCAATATTAGTGGTGTTGCCATAGGTGACTACACAGGTAATCCTCCAGTCGTGCCAGCAGGAAATTATACCAAACAAGTTCTTACTAGCCGAGGTATTTTCACAACTCTTACCCCTAAGTTATACCTTGCTAGCAATGTGCGTAACGTTTTAACTGCTGTTGAAAATAAAGCTTCTGTCACGATTGGAGGTGTAAATAAAACTATCGATGCAGGTGCCGTTTACAAGACTGATGCTGCCATTTCTAACAAGGTAAGAGTAGTAGAAACTGCCTTAACAACAGAGAGCGATCCGATTGTCTATCCACTGGGTATACTCACCAGAACTACAGTTTTAACAACAGCACAAAGTTTTTCTACCTACTTAACTGGTACTACTGCCCAGAATATCTTCAGAAATAATTATGGGTTTCTTGCGCCTTAA
- a CDS encoding S1C family serine protease — MANTALTNIAAELTEVAGKLRDRTVKVKSGSLGVGSGVIWQPDGLIITNAHVATSSRATVELADGRVFDAVRTQFDPQQDLAALKIVATNLTAATIGNSEALRVGELVLAVGNPFAESGAVTTGIIYANNPRAVMADLQLYPGNSGGPLADCQGLVVGINTMIVNGLAVAVPSNTVERFLQENSRPQLGVTLQPVLLGRRSLGLLVLSILPNSAAETAGVQIGDVLIGVSGRLFTTMNDLSKYLHESKGSVPLQLLRGRQQFVIYVAVQAGKTAVEAT, encoded by the coding sequence ATGGCAAACACAGCATTAACTAACATCGCTGCTGAATTGACAGAGGTAGCTGGTAAACTCCGCGATCGCACTGTCAAAGTCAAAAGTGGCTCTTTGGGAGTCGGTTCTGGTGTAATTTGGCAACCGGACGGACTGATTATCACTAATGCCCATGTGGCAACTAGCAGCCGCGCAACTGTGGAACTGGCAGATGGAAGGGTATTTGATGCGGTGCGTACCCAATTTGATCCACAGCAGGATTTAGCAGCCCTGAAAATTGTTGCCACTAATTTAACTGCTGCAACAATTGGTAATTCTGAGGCGCTACGAGTGGGTGAATTAGTTTTGGCAGTGGGTAATCCCTTTGCTGAAAGTGGTGCTGTGACAACTGGAATTATCTATGCAAATAATCCACGGGCTGTTATGGCTGATTTGCAGTTGTATCCTGGTAATTCTGGGGGGCCACTTGCTGATTGTCAAGGCCTTGTCGTGGGAATTAACACGATGATTGTTAATGGTTTAGCTGTGGCAGTTCCTAGCAACACCGTTGAGCGTTTTTTACAGGAAAATAGTCGTCCACAACTGGGAGTTACACTGCAACCGGTGCTTTTAGGTAGGCGTAGCTTGGGCTTATTAGTATTGTCAATTTTACCTAATAGTGCGGCGGAAACTGCTGGTGTGCAAATTGGCGATGTTTTAATTGGAGTTTCGGGGCGATTATTCACTACCATGAATGATTTAAGCAAATATCTCCATGAGAGTAAAGGATCTGTGCCGCTACAACTCCTACGCGGTAGGCAGCAATTCGTGATTTATGTTGCAGTACAAGCTGGGAAAACTGCTGTGGAGGCGACATGA
- the sfsA gene encoding DNA/RNA nuclease SfsA produces MIDWLYKYPPLYPGILLKRYKRFFADVQLTSGEIVTAHCPNTGPMTGVSTPQSAVQLSKSDNLNRKLAYTLELIQVHDNEPTWVGINTFLPNRVVKLALAKHLFPELGDYSQIKGEVVYGLDKKSRVDFFLTGSDEERPIYLEVKNTTFSEGRLALFPDTETTRGQKHLRELMALLPLTRAVMLYFINRGDCIEFSPGDRTDPIYGKLLRDAIALGLEVLPCRFDISPEGIRYLGLAKLKI; encoded by the coding sequence ATGATAGATTGGCTTTACAAGTACCCACCTTTGTATCCTGGTATTTTACTCAAGCGTTACAAACGGTTTTTTGCAGATGTTCAACTTACTTCTGGCGAGATAGTGACTGCACACTGTCCCAATACAGGCCCAATGACTGGAGTATCGACTCCCCAAAGTGCGGTACAGCTTTCCAAAAGTGATAATCTTAACCGCAAATTGGCTTACACTTTAGAACTCATTCAAGTACATGACAACGAGCCGACTTGGGTAGGTATAAATACATTTTTGCCCAATCGGGTGGTAAAGCTAGCTTTGGCGAAACACCTTTTCCCAGAATTGGGCGACTATAGTCAAATTAAGGGCGAGGTAGTTTATGGACTAGACAAAAAAAGTCGAGTCGATTTTTTCTTGACGGGGAGTGATGAAGAACGCCCGATTTATTTAGAAGTAAAAAATACAACTTTTTCTGAAGGGAGATTAGCCCTATTTCCTGACACGGAGACTACAAGAGGGCAAAAGCACTTGCGAGAACTAATGGCGCTACTACCTTTAACTCGCGCAGTGATGCTTTACTTTATCAATCGCGGTGATTGTATCGAGTTCTCCCCTGGCGATCGCACAGATCCTATATATGGTAAATTATTGCGGGATGCGATCGCTCTCGGTTTAGAAGTATTACCTTGCCGTTTTGATATTTCCCCCGAAGGTATCCGTTACTTGGGTTTGGCAAAACTAAAAATTTGA